A genomic region of Tamandua tetradactyla isolate mTamTet1 chromosome 2, mTamTet1.pri, whole genome shotgun sequence contains the following coding sequences:
- the GPR21 gene encoding putative G-protein coupled receptor 21 encodes MNSTMDGNQSSRPFCLLAFGYLETVNFCVLEVLIIIFLTVLIISGNIIVIFVFHCGPLLNHHTTSYFIQTMAYADLLVGVSCLVPSLSLLQYPLPIEESLTCQILGFVVSVLKSVSMASLACISIDRYIAITKPLTYNTLITPWRLRLCILLIWLYSTLVFLPSFFFRGKPGYYGDVFQWCAESWHTNPYFTLFIVMMLYAPAALIVCYTYFNIFRICQQHTKEISERQARFSSQNGEAKEVQTFSDKRYSMVLFRITSVFYILWLPYIIYFVLESSSGHNNRFASFLTTWLAISNSFCNCVIYNLSNSVFQRGLSHLSEAICTSCASQTTAKDTYTVRSKASPDECQA; translated from the coding sequence ATGAACTCCACCATGGATGGTAATCAGAGCAGTCGCCCCTTTTGCCTTTTGGCATTTGGCTATTTGGAAACTGTCAATTTTTGCGTTTTGGAAGTACTGATTATTATCTTTCTAACTGTTTTGATTATTTCTGGCAACATTATTGTGATTTTTGTATTTCATTGTGGACCTTTGTTGAACCACCATACTACAAGTTATTTTATCCAGACTATGGCATATGCTGACCTCTTGGTTGGAGTAAGCTGCCTGGTCCCTTCTTTATCACTCCTCCAGTATCCCCTTCCAATAGAGGAGTCCTTGACTTGCCAGATACTTGGTTTTGTTGTATCAGTTCTGAAGAGTGTCTCCATGGCCTCTCTGGCCTGTATCAGCATAGACAGGTACATTGCCATCACTAAACCTTTAACCTATAATACCCTGATTACACCCTGGAGACTTCGCCTGTGTATCTTACTGATTTGGCTGTATTCCACCCTGGtcttcctgccttcctttttctttcgGGGCAAACCTGGATATTATGGAGATGTTTTTCAGTGGTGTGCAGAGTCCTGGCATACTAACCCATATTTTACCCTTTTCATCGTGATGATGTTATATGCCCCAGCAGCCCTCATTGTGTGCTACACCTATTTCAACATCTTCCGCATATGCCAACAGCACACAAAGGAAATCAGCGAAAGGCAAGCCCGCTTCAGCAGTCAGAATGGGGAGGCAAAGGAAGTACAAACTTTTTCTGATAAACGCTATTCCATGGTCCTGTTCCGGATCACTAGTGTATTTTACATACTTTGGTTGCCATATATCATCTACTTCGTGTTGGAGAGCTCTTCTGGCCACAACAATCGCTTTGCATCTTTCTTGACCACCTGGCTCGCTATTAGTAACAGTTTCTGCAACTGTGTCATTTACAATCTCTCCAACAGTGTCTTCCAAAGGGGACTAAGTCACCTCTCAGAGGCCATATGTACTTCTTGTGCAAGTCAGACCACAGCCAAGGACACTTACACAGTTAGAAGTAAAGCCTCCCCAGATGAATGCCAGGCCTGA